Proteins encoded in a region of the Neodiprion lecontei isolate iyNeoLeco1 chromosome 5, iyNeoLeco1.1, whole genome shotgun sequence genome:
- the LOC107217255 gene encoding neurofibromin isoform X7: MLQRVNELAPCGVGQRSFHFSDQDRHCYESIIIVLDTLERCLSNQPKDTTKFDETMNVKLLLREICQFIDVPNDSPQHAHLKNLASKVLFALSLNFFNAVFNRISARLQELSVSNEENPDYSDIELIQHINVDVHRLTRLLNETIQKFKQLKKSAHLVLINSLEKAIWNWMDTYPHEFANLQKKPNDDLSKVCGELFDILDTFADNKKGRAAAVWPLQIMLLILSPKVLEEIVNADSGAPCSPRHSKKKQFIDSVKRGLGMHGGSSRQLVEAAAVTCVKLCKASTYINILDSNNVAFTLVQNVINDLKALLFNPCKPFSRGQNYIAQDIDLMIDCFISCFRIKPHNNEALKVCLNLNFPSTYQFVLVSSLYKIITQPRLLWWPQIDLVYSRSAELRAMFTDALNKVAQGYISHAPLRMIQSLTLKGKEQSKYKDRGEDISGYRNLLLWMVRLIHADPMLMLNNQGKAGHEIQSSTLELINGLVSLVHQPTMPDVAHEAMEALLVLHHPDKIKAWNPEAPINTFWDVSSQVLFSISQKLIQHQIVNYTDILKWLREILVCRNAFLSQNKDYANVGSQIAICKQAHIKLEVVFFMYLWSIDMEAVLVAMSCFALLCEEADIRCGSDEVAVTCLLPNYHLYIELAQASTILTTASGESRIYYHEHNHGRAALQKRIMTLLRKIEHCVNGVQPAWEETFRNWELACRQLSNYRKTKSEDPQTEPSHRSTGKRRASHQNSEHELEEQINEWANMTGFLCAMGGVCLQRRSPSRPVSSLVSNSETKRSITLANPNQEVQYCPVTQFVFNLLRLLICNNEKFGAQIQKHVKELVGHEMSPALYPILFDQIKSIVEKFFDQQGQVVVSDLNTQFIEHTIFIMKNVLDSKTDQPSEHLGVTSIEGMMLAIVRYVRHLDMTVHAIHIKTKLCQLVEVMMKRRDDLAFRQEMKFRNKLVEYLTDWVMGTSHQIAPPSGGDVTVITSIYSRDLDQACMEAVGALLRGLPLQPEESDRGDLMEAKSQLFLKYFTLFMNLLNDCSESTEEKEVVTRQRVTAGKLSTLRNATIQAMSNLLSANIDSGLMHSIDLGYNRDLQTRAAFMEVLTKILQQGTEFDTLAETVLADRFEQLVQLVTMISDKGELPIAMALANVVTTNQMDELARVFVTLFDAKHLLSPLLWNMFYREVEVSDCMQTLFRGNSLGSKIMAFCFKIYGASYLQSLLEPLIKPLLEDPVTHFEVDSARIDINEDIEKNGRNLIALTQRVFDAIVSSADKFPPQLRSMCHCLYQVLSKRFPQCPQNNIGAVGTVIFLRFINPAIVSPQEMGIVSKQVPTPVKRGLMLMSKILQNIANHVEFSKEQHMLPFNDFLRAHFEIGRRFFIQIASDCETVDQANHPMSFISDTNVLALHRLLWNHQERIGDYLSSSRDHKAVGRRPFDKMATLLAYLGPPEHKPVDSNLLFSSFDRWSSIDMSSTNFEEIMVKHNMHEKEEFKSIKSLNIFYQAGTSKQGYPVFYYIARRYKIGETNGDLLIYHVILTLKPFCHSPFELVVDFTHTCSDNRFRTEFLQKWFYVLPEVAYENIHAAYIYNCNSWVREYTKFHDRILAPLKGNRKVVFIEAPGRLNDLIDLEQQKLPGATLSLDEDLKVFNNALKLSHKDTKVAIKVGPTAIQITSAEKCKVLSHAVLLNDVYYASEIEEVCLVDDNQFTLTIANESGPLSFIHNDCDSIVQAIIHIRNRWELSQPDSVTVHQKIRPKDVPGTLLNMALLNLGSSDPNLRTAAYNQLCALTATFDLKIEGQLLETSGLCIPSNNTIFIKSVSEKLATNEPHLTLEFLEECIQGFRVSNIELKHLCLEYMTPWLVNLVRFCKPSDESKRQKQVTQILEKLITLTIEEVQMYPSIQAKIWGSIGQVPELIDMVLDNFIQRSVRYGLGTPMVEIMADTAVALASANVQLVAKKVIGRLCRVVDKTCTSPTALLEQHAMWHDIAILARYLLMLSFNNCLDVGRHLPYLFHTVTFLVCSGSLSMRASTHGLVINIIHSLCTCTKPSFSEDTQRVLRLSLDEFSLPKFYLLFGISKVKSAAVTAFRSSYRHSNEKWFGNERSLSGGQDRERLALTSLEVITDALLEIMEACMRDIPDCDWLQTWTTLAKSFAFCFNPALQPRALIVFGCISKSITDQDIKQLLRILVKALESFDDIILLEAIVMCLTRLQPLLRPESPIHRSLFWVATSVLQLDEASLYASGLALLEQNLHTLDSQGIFDDKTLEQVMMSTREPLEWHFKQLDHAVGLSFKTNFHFALVGHLLKGYRHPTPTTVSRTARVLTMLLAIVAKPLRRDKFEVTPDSVAYLAALVSVSEEVRSRCHIRHSLGRAVAESGSTDFLDTLVPHNTDSTGGMTNPANRRQKSWDLLDQSAITQAKQQKQHTPHQTGRILFKTQRSFSVPTTKEAKPINDSEAKNRSARVSVSNENNVLLDPEVLTDFPTQTLVLTVLATLVKYSTDENETRILYQYLAEASVVFPKVFPVIHNLLDAKITSVLSSCHDQVILSAVQAIIQNMIACEDTSQQQLHFLQSCGFGGLWRFAGPYTKCNPTAESAELFVNCLEAMVETCLPVEEGEGMFNSEQSSRDERVSIGDSQYSSTLGVNSVSTMNVAATSSSSLNMVSPIEKESDILSTTSLDRYHTRGRKASLTTGNLIPASSGNGTGGIHLA, translated from the exons ATGCTGCAACGTGTCAACGAGTTGGCACCTTGCGGTGTTGGTCAACGTTCATTCCATTTTTCCGATCAAGATCGTCACTGCTACGAATCGATTATCATAGTCTTGGATACGCTAGAACGCTGCCTCAGTAATCAACCCAAAGACACAACAAAGTTTGACGAAACGATGAATGTAAAACTATTGTTGAGAGAGATTTGCCAATTCATCG ATGTGCCCAATGACAGTCCGCAGCACGCGCATCTCAAGAATCTTGCCAGCAAGGTCCTCTTTGCCCTTAGtttaaatttcttcaatgcagTCTTTAATAGAATTTCAGCCAGACTTCAAGAGCTGTCAGTATCGAACGAAGAAAATCCAGATTACAGCGACATAGAACTTATACAGCATATCAACGTTGACGTTCATAGATTGACGAGGCTTTTAAATG AAACGATTCAGAAGTTCAAGCAGTTGAAAAAGTCGGCGCATCTTGTGCTGATAAATTCGCTAGAGAAGGCAATATGGAATTGGATGGATACTTACCCGCACGAGTTTGCCAATCTTCAGAAAAAGCCAAACGACGATTTGTCCAAAGTGTGTGGAGAGCTATTCGACATTCTAGACACATTTGCCGACAACAAAAAGGGCAGAGCAGCTGCCGTTTGGCCTCTACAGATAATGCTGCTGATTCTCTCTCCGAAAGTACTTGAAGAAATTGTAAACGCAGATTCGGGTGCGCCTTGTTCTCCTAGGCattcgaagaaaaaacagtTCATCGATAGCGTCAAGAGAGGGTTGGGCATGCACGGAGGTTCCAGCAGACAGCTAGTCGAAGCTGCCGCAGTAACATGTGTTAAACTTTGCAAGGCCTCTACTTACATAAACATATTAGATTCGAACAATGTTGCCTTTACCTTGGTACAAAATGTGATAAACGACTTGAAGGCCCTCCTCTTCAATCCATGCAAACCCTTCTCGCGTGGGCAGAATTACATTGCGCAAGACATTGATCTCATGATCGATTGCTTCATAAGTTGCTTTCGCATCAAACCCCACAACAACGAAGCGCTGAAAGTCTGTTTGAACTTAAACTTTCCTTCGACTTATCAGTTCGTCCTGGTCAGTTCGTTGTACAA GATAATCACACAGCCAAGATTACTTTGGTGGCCCCAGATAGATCTCGTCTATTCACGCAGCGCAGAACTGAGAGCCATGTTCACCGATGCTCTGAACAAGGTTGCTCAGGGTTACATATCGCACGCTCCGTTACGCATGATCCAGAGCTTGACACTCAAAGGCAAGGAACAAAGCAAGTACAAggatcggggagaagacatATCCGGATACAGGAATCTCCTTCTTTGGATGGTGCGACTGATTCACGCCGATCCCATGTTGATGTTGAAT AATCAAGGGAAAGCGGGCCATGAAATACAAAGCTCGACTCTCGAGCTGATCAACGGATTAGTTTCTCTGGTTCATCAGCCAACGATGCCAGATGTTGCGCACGAGGCGATGGAAGCTCTGCTGGTTCTGCACCACCCTGACAAAATTAAGGCGTGGAATCCCGAAGCTCCAATAAACACATTCTGGGATGTCAGTTCTCAAGTCCTTTTCTCCATATCACAAAAACTGATCCAACACCAAATAGTAAATTACACAGACATACTGAAGTGGCTTAGAGAAATACTCGTCTGTAGAAACGCTTTCCTTTCCCAAAACAAAGACTATGCCAACGTTGGCAGTCAAATCGCCATCTGTAAACAAGCTCACATTAAGTTGGAG GTGGTTTTCTTCATGTATTTATGGAGCATTGACATGGAAGCAGTTTTAGTCGCAATGTCATGCTTTGCACTCCTCTGTGAAGAAGCCGACATCCGTTGTGGCAGTGACGAGGTAGCAGTAACGTGCCTTTTACCAAACTACCACTTGTACATTGAACTTGCTCAGGCGTCGACAATCCTAACAACTG CCAGCGGAGAGAGTAGGATTTATTATCATGAACACAATCACG GTCGTGCTGCTCTGCAAAAAAGGATTATGACACTACTTAGAAAAATAGAACACTGCGTCAATGGTGTGCAACCT GCTTGGGAAGAGACATTCAGAAACTGGGAATTGGCTTGTCGGCAATTGTCAAATTACCGTAAAACAAAATCCGAGGATCCACAGACTGAACCATCGCACCGTAGCACTGGTAAACGGAGAGCTTCCCACCAAAATTCGGAGCACGAGTTAGAGGAACAGATAAACGAATGGGCAAACATGACTGGATTTTTATGTGCGATGGGCGGTGTGTGTCTCCAGAGGAGATCGCCCAGCAGGCCGGTGTCCAGTCTAGTTTCAAACTCTGAGACAAAGAGAAGCATTACCTTAGCAAATCCAAACCAGGAAGTGCAGTACTGCCCGGTAACGCAGTTTGTATTCAATCTCCTGAGGCTGTTGATATGCAACAACGAAAAGTTTGGCGCACAGATACAAAAGCACGTCAAGGAGTTGGTGGGACACGAAATGAGCCCAGCCTTGTACCCGATATTGTTTGACCAAATAAAGAGCATTGTAGAAAAGTTCTTCGACCAGCAAGGGCAGGTTGTTGTTTCGGATCTGAACACGCAGTTTATCGAGCACACAATATTTATTATGAAAAACGTTTTGGACTCGAAAACTGATCAGCCATCTGAACATCTCGGGGTAACCAGCATCGAAGGGATGATGCTTGCGATTGTCAGATATGTCAGACATTTGGACATGACCGTTCACGCAATACATATTAAAACCAAATTGTGTCAGTTGGTGGAGGTCATGATGAAGCGGCGCGACGATTTGGCCTTCAGACAGGAAATGAAGTTCAGGAATAAGTTGGTAGAGTATCTCACAGATTGGGTAATGGGCACCAGTCATCAAATTGCACCTCCCAGTGGCGGCGATGTGACTGTTATCACTAG TATTTACTCTAGGGATTTGGACCAGGCATGTATGGAGGCTGTTGGAGCGCTGTTACGTGGATTACCCCTTCAACCCGAGGAGTCAGATAGAGGTGACCTAATGGAGGCAAAGTCACAACTCTTCCTGAAGTACTTTACCCTATTCATGAATTTGCTGAATGACTGCAGTGAATCGACTGAAGAAAAAGAGGTTGTAACGAGGCAAAGAGTGACCGCCGGGAAACTGTCCACTCTTCGGAATGCTACAATTCAAGCAATGAGCAATCTCCTCAGTGCTAACATTGATAGCGGCCTTATGCATTCGATTG ACCTCGGCTACAACAGAGACCTTCAAACACGCGCCGCGTTCATGGAAGTACTTACGAAAATCCTTCAGCAAGGTACAGAGTTTGATACTCTAGCCGAAACTGTGCTGGCCGATAGATTCGAACAGCTTGTCCAGCTCGTTACCATGATCAGTGACAAGGGAGAGTTGCCAATCGCTATGGCCCTTGCCAACGTGGTCACTACCAACCAGATGGACGAATTGGCCAGAGTGTTCGTCACCTTGTTTGACGCAAAGCATTTGCTGTCACCTCTCCTTTGGAATATGTTTTACCGCGAAGTTGAAGTCTCTGACTGCATGCAAACCCTCTTCAGAGGGAATAGTCTGGGAAGCAAAATCATGGCATTCTGTTTCAAAATATATGGTGCTAGCTACTTGCAGAGCTTGTTGGAACCTTTAATAAAACCATTGCTAGAGGATCCGGTGACCCACTTTGAAGTTGACAGTGCGCGGATCGACATTAACGAAGACATTGAAAAAAACGGCCGAAATTTAATAGCTCTTACTCAAAGAGTATTTGACGCCATTGTGTCGTCAGCAGACAA ATTCCCTCCACAGTTACGATCGATGTGTCACTGTTTGTACCAAGTGCTGAGCAAGAGATTCCCACAGTGCCCACAAAATAATATCGGAGCTGTGGGTACGGTAATATTTTTGCGATTCATCAATCCAGCGATTGTTTCGCCGCAAGAAATGGGAATAGTCAGTAAGCAAGTTCCTACACCGGTCAAGAGAGGTCTGATGCTAATGTCCAAAATTCTGCAGAACATCGCGAATCATGTGGAATTTAGTAAAGAGCAGCACATGCTCCCGTTCAATGACTTCCTTAGAGCACACTTTGAAATTGGCAGGAGATTCTTCATACAAATTGCTTCTGATTGCGAAACAGTGGATCAGGCGAATCATCCTATGTCTTTCATATCAGATACCAATGTTTTGGCTTTGCACAGACTTCTGTGGAATCACCAGGAGAGGATTGGAGATTATTTGAGCAGCAGCCGAGACCATAAAGCCGTTGGCAGGAGGCCGTTTGACAAGATGGCTACATTACTGGCTTATTTAGGACCTCCAGAGCACAAGCCGGTAGATTCAAA TTTGCTATTTTCATCCTTCGATCGATGGTCAAGTATCGACATGTCATCAACAAACTTTGAGGAAATCATGGTAAAGCATAACATGCATGAAAAGGAAGAGTTCAAAAGTATCaaaagtttgaatattttctatcAAGCTGGAACAAGCAAGCAAGGCTATCCTGTGTTCTACTATATTGCTCGGAGATACAA AATTGGTGAAACAAACGGCGACCTGTTGATCTATCACGTGATACTTACTCTGAAGCCATTTTGTCACTCACCATTTGAGCTTGTAGTAGATTTTACTCATACTTGTTCGGACAATCGTTTCAGGACGGAATTTTTGCAGAAATGGTTTTACGTTCTTCCCGAAGTCGCGTATGAGAACATTCACGCggcttatatatataattgcaATAGCTGGGTCCGCGAGTACACAAAGTTTCACGATAGAATTCTAGCCCCTTTGAAGGGGAATCGAAAGGTGGTATTCATAGAAGCTCCCGGGAGGCTGAACGATCTGATCGATCTTGAACAGCAAAAATTACCTGGTGCGACACTGTCCCTAGACGAAGATCTCAAGGTGTTCAACAATGCGCTCAAACTCTCGCACAAGGACACAAAAGTTGCCATTAAAGTTGGCCCTACCGCAATTCAAATAACttctgctgaaaaatgcaaagTTCTGTCTCACGCGGTGTTGTTGAACGACGTTTATTACGCTTCTGAAATAGAGGAGGTCTGCTTGGTCGATGATAACCAGTTCACGCTCACAATAGCCAATGAATCTGGACCTCTTTCTTTCATACACAACGACTGTGATAGCATAGTGCAAGCTATTATTCATATAAGGAATCGGTGGGAGCTTTCCCAGCCAGATTCCGTAACTGTACACCAAAAAATACGCCCTAAAGACGTGCCTGGTACTCTGCTGAACATGGCTCTTCTGAATCTCGGTAGTTCAGATCCGAACCTGAGAACAGCGGCGTACAATCAGCTTTGCGCACTGACGGCGACGTTTGATCTCAAGATAGAAGGACAGCTATTAGAGACTTCAGGTCTGTGTATTCCCTCCAATaacacaatttttattaaatcagTTAGTGAAAAACTAGCGACAAACGAACCACATTTGACACTGGAGTTCCTCGAGGAGTGTATTCAAGGCTTCAGGGTATCAAATATAGAGTTGAAGCATTTGTGCCTAGAGTATATGACCCCGTGGCTGGTGAATCTCGTGAGGTTTTGCAAACCCTCTGACGAGAGCAAGCGTCAGAAACAGGTAACTCAGATATTGGAGAAGCTGATAACTCTGACTATTGAAGAGGTCCAAATGTATCCTAGTATACAAGCAAAGATTTGGGGAAGTATAGGTCAGGTACCAGAGCTGATCGATATGGTCCTAGACAACTTCATACAACGGAGTGTTAGATATGGGCTTGGAACACCCATGGTCGAAATTATGGCTGACACGGCCGTCGCTCTGGCTTCGGCGAATGTTCAGTTAGTGGCGAAAAAGGTCATTGGACGACTTTGCAGGGTCGTTGACAAGACGTGCACCTCTCCAACTGCTTTGCTGGAGCAGCACGCAATGTGGCATGACATTGCCATTCTGGCCCGATACTTGCTCATGCTATCCTTCAACAATTGCTTGGACGTGGGGCGGCATCTTCCGTACCTGTTTCACACTGTAACCTTCTTAGTTTGCTCCGGGAGTTTGAGCATGAGGGCATCGACTCATGGATTAGTGATTAACATTATTCATTCCTTGTGTACCTGTACCAAACCCTCCTTTTCGGAGGATACTCAAAGAGTGCTAAGACTTAGTTTGGACGAGTTTTCCCTCCCAAAGTTCTACCTGCTATTTGGTATAAGCAAAGTTAAGTCAGCTGCCGTTACTGCCTTTAGGTCAAGCTACAGGCATTCCAATGAAAAGTGGTTTGGAAATGAACGCAGCTTGTCCGGTGGACAGGACAGAGAAAGGTTGGCTCTCACTAGTTTAGAGGTGATCACCGATGCACTTCTTGAAATAATGGAGGCCTGTATGAGGGACATTCCTGACTGTGATTGGCTCCAGACTTGGACAACCTTAGCAAAGAGTTTTGCCTTTTGCTTCAATCCAGCTCTACAGCCCAGAGCTCTCATCGTCTTTGGCTGTATAAGTAAGAGCATTACAGATCAAGATATAAAACAATTGCTAAGGATACTTGTCAAGGCCCTCGAAAGTTTCGACGACATTATTCTTCTCGAGGCTATAGTTATGTGTTTGACTCGACTTCAACCCCTTCTTAGGCCC GAATCTCCGATACATCGTTCCCTCTTCTGGGTTGCAACCTCGGTATTACAACTCGATGAGGCTTCTCTTTATGCATCTGGGCTGGCATTACTTGAACAGAACTTGCATACACTTGATTCTCAAGGGATATTCGATGATAAG ACTTTGGAACAAGTTATGATGTCTACTCGGGAGCCTTTAGAATGGCATTTTAAGCAACTGGACCACGCAGTTGGTCTGTCCTTCAAAACAAACTTCCACTTTGCTCTGGTAGGGCATTTATTGAAGGGCTATCGACATCCGACTCCTACAACTGTTTCCAGAACAGCGAGAGTGCTGACTATGCTATTGGCCATTGTTGCTAAACCCCTTAGGCGAGACAAGTTTGAAGTGACACCGGATAGTGTGGCTTATCTAGCTG CCTTGGTGTCAGTCTCTGAAGAAGTACGCAGTAGGTGTCATATTCGCCATTCGTTGGGTCGCGCAGTTGCAGAATCCGGAAGCACTGACTTCCTAGATACTCTAGTGCCGCACAATACC GATTCTACTGGCGGCATGACGAATCCCGCGAATCGAAGGCAAAAGTCGTGGGATCTCCTGGATCAATCGGCAATCACACAAGCGAAACAGCAGAAGCAGCACACGCCGCATCAG ACTGGCcgcattttatttaaaacacAGAGATCGTTCTCCGTGCCGACCACGAAGGAGGCCAAGCCGATCAACGACTCGGAAGCGAAG AATCGAAGTGCTAGAGTTAGCGTCAGTAACGAAAATAACGTACTACTGGACCCTGAGGTGCTGACGGATTTCCCCACTCAAACACTGGTACTCACCGTTCTGGCCACGCTAGTCAAGTATTCCACAGATGAAAACGAGACCAGAATTCTTTATCAGTACCTTGCAGAGGCCTCAGTCGTATTTCCAAAGGTGTTTCCAGTTAT CCACAATCTACTGGATGCCAAAATCACCAGCGTTTTATCTTCCTGTCACGACCAAGTGATACTGAGTGCAGTCCAGGCTATTATTCAGAATATGATAGCCTGCGAGGATACGAGTCAACAGCaattgcattttttgcaaAGTTGTGGTTTTGGTGGGTTGTGGAGATTCGCGGGGCCTTACACGAAG TGTAACCCGACTGCTGAGAGTGCTGAACTATTCGTCAACTGCTTGGAAGCAATGGTCGAGACTTGTCTGCCGGTTGAAGAAGGTGAAGGTATGTTCAACAGCGAGCAAAGTTCGAGGGATGAGCGGGTGAGCATTGGTGATAGTCAATACTCTAGCACGTTGGGAGTCAATTCTGTATCGACCATGAACGTGGCTGCAACTAGTTCCAGCAGTCTGAACATGGTTAGTCcgatagagaaagagagcgatATACTCAGTACAACGTCGCTCGACCGCTACCA CACACGAGGAAGAAAGGCAAGCTTGACCACGGGGAACTTGATTCCAGCCAGTAGCGGCAATGGGACAGGAGGCATACATCTCGCCTAG